The window AGGATTTTGAAAAGATTGCCCGGGAAGAAGGTTTTAATGAAATTGCCGATGTGTTCCGGGAAATCGGCGAAGTGGAAGAGGAGCATGAAAAACGTTATCTGGCTCTGTTGAAAAACCTGGAGGAAGGGAAAGTCTTTAAGCGGGATCAAGAAGTAAAATGGAAATGCCGTAACTGCGGGTATGTGCATACGGGCAAGGAAGCTCCGGAACTTTGTCCCGCCTGTGCTCATCCCCAGGCCCACTACGAATTGCTTTGCGAGAATTATTAATCCAGCAAGGCCGGGAAATCCTTCCCGGCCTTTTATTATGGCACAGTGGAAAACCGGAGGCCTATGTGGTAAAATCCTTTTGTGGTGTTATGAAATTTACAGGAGTGATACGTTTAAATGTCAACGAACCTGACCAGCGGAATCATTGGATTACCCATGGTGGGGAAAACCACCCTCTTTAATTTGCTTACCAACTCCAATCAGGAGACCTCTAATTTCTTAAGCGGAAAAACCGAGACTATTACCGCCTCCGCCCGGGTGCCGGATAAACGCATTGATTATTTGGTTGAAATGTACAAGCCCCGAAAAACCACCTATGCTCAAATTCAATTCAGCGAAGTACCCGGACTGGTCCGGGGGGCCAGCGAGGGCAAAGGCGTTGGAAATCAGTTTTTAAATGCCATTCGCAATGCAGATTTGCTTGTGCACGTGGTCCGGGCTTTTAACAACGGGGACGTACCCCATGTGGAAGAAGAAATTAACCCCTTGCGGGATATTGAAACCATTGCCGTGGAAATCCTCCTGGCCGATATGGACCTGGTGGAGAAGCGCATTGCCCGCATTCAGTCCGGTAAAAAAATTACCAAAGAAAATGCCTTTGAGTTGGAAGTATTGAAAAAATGTCTGGCTGCCCTGGAAGAAGAATCTCCCATCAGCCAGTTGAACCTCAGTGAGGAAGAAAAATTGACCCTGAGAAATTATGCCTTCCTTACGGAAAAACCCATGATGCTGGTGATTAATATTGATGAGGATCAATTCCGTGCCGGAAGCTACCCGGGCCAGGCGGAAGTTGAAAAATACGCGGCTCAGAAAGGGATTGCCGTTCTGCCCGTCTGCGGCCGGATGGAAATGGAGATTAACCAACTGCCGGAGGAAGACAAGCAATTGTTTATGGAAGACCTGGGCATCAGTGAGCCTGGTATTGATCGTTTGGCCCGGGCTGTTTACGATTATTTGGGGCTCATTTCCTTTCTGACTGCCGGGGAAGACGAGGTACGGGCCTGGACCATTAAACGTCAAACCGATGCTAAAAAAGCCGCCGGGAAAATCCACTCGGATATCGAGAGAGGATTTATCCGGGCTGAAGTGGTTGCCTTTGACGATTTGACCTCGGCCGGTTCCATGGCCAAGGCCCGGGAAAAGGGCATGTTCCGGTTGGAAGGGAAGGATTATCTCGTCCAGGACGGAGATATCATTAATTTCAGATTTAACGTCTAAATACAGGCCCGGCCCGCGTCCGGGCCGTTTTTATACCATTGGTCCTAGAATGGGTTATATGGAAGGATCGATGGTGTTAAGCTATATTCAACAATCATTGATTAAAGAAATCGGGAGACGGTGTATTTGCGTAAGGATTATGATGTTGTGGTGGTAGGCGGAGGTCCGGCGGGCATGATGGCTGCCGCCAGGGCGGCGGAATGCGGGGCGGCAGTCCTGCTGCTGGAGAAAAACCGGCAGTTGGGCAAAAAAATGTTAATTACCGGTGGCGGACGCTGCAATCTGACCAATGCCGCCGATATACCGGAAATGGTAGATAATATTCCCGGTAACGGGAGATTCGTTTACAGCAGCCTGCACCGGTTTTCCGGCCAGCAGGTAAGGGCTTTCTTCGGCAAGCTTGGGATTAAAACCAAAGTGGAGGATCATGGCCGGATTTTTCCTGTAAACAACCGTTCCGGGGATGTGGTGGGTGCGCTGGAAAGATACCTTCGCCAGCTTGGTGTGCGGGTTCGTTTGGAAACCGGCGCCAAGGGTCTGGTGGTTGAAAATCATCGCTGCCAAGGAGTGGCCGCCGGTGAGGAAGTGTTTACAGCCGGTGGGGTCATTGTGGCCACCGGGGGTCTCTCCTATGCTCATACCGGCAGCACCGGAGAAGGACATCGGCTGGCTGAAGAGGCGGGACACCGCATAACCGCTCTTTTTCCCGCCGCGGTAGCCATAACCTGTTCTGATGGGTGGATTAAAGGGAGAGCGGTACAGGGGCTCTCGTTGGAGAATGTGAATCTAACCCTTTATAATGGTAAAGGGAAGCGACTGGCCGCGGAATCCGGAGATGTCATCTTTACCCACTGGGGCCTTTCCGGACCCGGCGCCCTGCGGGTTGGCCGGGTTGTTGCTCTGGAAAAACAGAGGGACCCGGCGGCTGTTTTACAGGGCAAACTGGACTTATTTTCAGAGCGAACCGCCCGGAATCTGGAGGAGGATCTACAGCAATGTATTTCGGCGGCTGCTAAAAAATCCGTGAAAAATCTGATAAGCTCCTTATTGCCCGAACGTTTGGTTAAAGTTTTATTAGACCTGGCAGAAGTGGCTCCGGAAACACCGGCCGGCGAAGTGATAAAGGCCCGCTGGAATACTTTGATTTCCCTAATGAAAGGGCTGCCCCTGCAGGTTACCGGCACGAGGCCCCTGGAAGAAGCCACCGTGACCGGCGGCGGCGTCAGCATTAAAGAGATCAATCCCCGCACCATGGAATCCACAAAGATAAAAAAACTTTATTTTGCCGGGGAAATTTTAGACGTGGATGCGCATACCGGCGGGTTTAACATGCAGGTGGCTTTCAGTACCGGATATGTGGCCGGTGAAGCAGCGGCCACAGCTTTAAGAGAAACTCTTGACGAAGTAGACTCGGTTGGTGTAAATTACGATTAATATAAATAGTGAATCTTATCAAGAGTGGTGGAGGGACTGGCCCTATGAAGCCCGGCAACCGGCCAATCATTCTGGCGGCGGTGCCAACTCCTGCAGGACTGCGCGGTCCTGAGAGATGAGTCTCGGCCTGAAGGACGTAATTATTACGCCCCGGACTCATCCGTCCGGGGTGTTATTTTTACAATAAAATGCTTATGATAACAAGAAGCCCCATTTTTTTATGTATGGAGGCGGATGATGCTGCTTTCGCAAATACCGGTAAGAGTTAAATATCAGCAGGTGCTCCGGATGATGGGTCAGCCTGCCGCCGAGGAACTGTCTGCTCAGAACCTGGAAAAAATTAAACCGCTGCTAAACCTGGGGCAGTCTCTGCTCCATGCCGCAGCCTTTTTTTCCATGCATCATTTTTGGCTGGAGGAAAATATTCTCCGGGTGAATGAACGGGTGTTCCACCTTGCCGCCCCAAGCAATGAACTGGTTCATTGCCGACAGATCAGCGTTATTGCCGTTACGGCCGGGGAGGAGATCAGCAGGCAGGGAGAGCGGTTTATGCATGCCGGCGAAATGACCGCGGCTTTCATCCTGGATGCGGTGGGGACGGTGGCGGTGGAAGAGGCGGCCAACTATACGGTAAACCTGATTGCCCGTCAACAAAGATTGCAAGGCTTACATCCCACGCCCAGATTTTTGCCCGGCTGCCGTGGTTTTTCCTTACAGGATCTGCCCGCCCTATTGAGTCTGGCCAAGGGGGAACGGCTGGGCATCACCTGCAATGATCACTTTCAGATGACTCCCGTTAAATCGCTGGTTTTTCTGGTGGGTTGGAGTGCCATAGAATACAAGCTTGCCTCAAAATGTGCGGCTTGCCCAAAGAGGAATTGTCAATATCGTCAAAGCAGCATGGAAGGAGAGAATCAGATTGTCCTTTAAAGATAGAGTGCAACGGGAAATATTGATTGTGGACGGCGCCATGGGCACCCTGCTGCAGGAAAGGGGGCTTCCTGCAGGCTGGTGTCCGGAGGAATGGAACGTCAGCCACCCGGAGGTGATAAAAGAGGTTCACGGTCTTTATCTCCGGGCCGGGGCCGATATTATAACCACCAATACCTTCGGGGCCATTCCTTTAAAGCTTGAGGAATATGATATGCCGGACCGGGTCCGGGAATTTAACCTGGCCGCTGGCCGGCTGGCCAGGGAGGCCGCCAAACCCTTCGGAGCCATGGTGGCCGGTTCGGTGGGGCCTCTGGGAAAATTTTTGCAGCCCCTGGGCACCTTGAGCTTTGATGAGGCTTATCAGCAGTTTTTGGTTCAGTGCCGGGCTTTAGTGGAAGCCGAAGTGGATTTAATTCTTTTTGAAACCTTTGGGGATATAGGGGAAATGCGGGCGGCCCTGATTGCTGCCGCCGATGCGGGCTCTGTCCCGGTGGTGGCCAGTTTTACCTTTGATGAGAGCGGCCGTACCTTTACCGGCACAGACCCGGAAACCGCTGCGGTGGTGGCGGAAAGGCTGGGTGTGGCGGCGGTGGGGGTGAATTGCTCCGTAGGTCCAAGGCAGTTGGAGGGAGTGGTCCGGCAGTTAACCCGGAGCACCAATTTACCGGTCTTGATTTCTCCCAATGCCGGTATGCCCGAAATTGTGGAAGGGCGCACGGTATTTCGGGAGACGCCGGAAGTGCTGGCCGATTATGCGGCTCGTTTTGTGGATTACGGGGCCTCTCTGCTGGGGGGCTGCTGCGGAACCACGCCGGAGCATATCAAGGCTATTAGCCAGGCGGTAAAGGATTTAGAGATTAAAACAAGGAATAAATCCTTTGGGCTGCGGGTTGCCAGCAGGGTTAAAACCGTTGCCATTCACCCGGCCGGAATGCCGGTGGCCATTGGTGAACGCCTGAATCCCACCGGCAAAAAGGCCCTGCAGGCTGAAATTAAGGAAGGTAAAACAGAAATCACCCGCCGTGATGCCTTGGCCCAGGTGGAGGCCGGGGCGGAAATACTGGATGTTAACGTGGGTGTCGGAGGGGTAGACCCCATTGCGGCCATGGAAAGGGCCATTCATGCGGTGCAGGTTTTGGTGGATGCGCCTCTGTGTATTGACAGCACCGACCCGGCGGTCATTGAACATGCCCTAAAACTATACCATGGCAAAGCGATTATTAATTCCGTTAACGGTGAAGACCAGAGTATGGAAACCATCCTTCCCTTGGCCAAACGATACGGAGCGGCATTAATCGGCCTCACCCTGGACGAAAGAGGCATTCCTCCCACCGCCGAGGAAAGACTGGCGGTGGCCGGGAAAATTGTGGCCAGGGCGGAAGAAATGGGGATTCCCAGAGAGGATATCATGATCGACTGCCTGGTGCTGACGGTCAGTGCCCAACCGGAAGGGGTTCCGGAAACCCTAAAGGCCATCTCCCTGGTAAAACAGGAACTGGGGCTTGCCACCAGCCTGGGGGTCAGCAATGTGTCCTTTGGGCTGCCGAATCGCAAATTAATCAACTCCGCTTTCTTTGCCATGGCCCTGTCTGCCGGTTTGGACGCCGCCATTTTAAACCCCCAGGAGGAGCGGATGATGGAAACCCTGCGGGCATCCGCCGTTCTAACGGGCAGGGACCTTCGGGCTGAAAAATATATTGTCCGGGAGCAGGTCCGGGCTGAAGCTCCGGTAAAGCAAAAGGAAGACGAAAAAAAAGCCTCTACTCCCCGGGAGATATTATACCGGGCGGTGTTGTCGGGGGATAAGGACAATATTATCCGCTATATAGAAGAAGCCCTGGGGCAGGGCATGGGGCCTCTGGAAATGCTGGACAAAGCACTGATTCCCGCCATTGAAGAAGTGGGCCGCAGGTATGCCCAAGGCGTTTACTTCTTGCCCCAGTTGATTATGGCCGGAGAAACCATGACCAAAAGCTTTGAATGCCTTCGTCCGGCATTGGCCAAGGGTCTGACCAAAAAAGTTGCTACCGTTGTATTGGCTACCGTTAAAGGAGACATTCATGATATCGGTAAAAATATTGTCTCGGTGATGCTGGCCAACCATGGTTTTGAGGTCATTGACCTGGGTAAAAATGTAGATAACCAGCGTATTATCGAGGCGGTCCGGGAACATCGGGCCGGTTTGATCGGTTTAAGTGCGTTGATGACAACCACCATGATTCACATGCCGGAACTCATTAAAGATGTAAAGGAAGCCGGACTGGCTTGTAAAGTGATGGTGGGGGGAGCGGCGGTTACGGCGCAATACGCCAAAGAGATTGGCGCCGATGGCTACGCCGAGGACGCTGTGGAAGCGGTTCGCATTGCTAAGGAATTGATAAGTTAAGATTTTACGGGGATGATGGATTGTCTGCCAGCAAAGTAAGGGTTACCTTTAAACCTCATAATGTGGAGATTGCCGTTCCTGCGGGCACAACCATTCTTGAAGCCGCCCGACAGGCGGGTGTTCCCCTGACCGCACCCTGTGGCGGCAATGGCCGGTGTGGCGGGTGCCGGATTCAGACTGCTTCCGGGGAAGAATTCCTGGCCTGCCGTACCAAGATTGATCAACCGCTGACCATTCAAATGGGCGGGGATCAGATGGTTGTCCTGGAAGAAGGAGAACCCCGGGCTTTTATCCTGGAACCCGCCGTGCTGGCAGGTCCCGCAGGGGCTTTGCGGCATCAAGCCGGGATTCCCCTGCGGGATTTGGCGGATGGGGCGGAAAAACCCCTGGGCATGGCCGTGGATTTGGGCACCACCACCATTGTGGGGTATCTTTACGATCTTTATAGCGGTCGGCGTCTCGGAGTGATGCCGGTGGTCAACGGACAGAGAATCTATGGCGCGGATGTCATTTCCCGGCTGGCCCATGCCATCAAAGGACCGGATGCCTACAGAGAACTGCGGGGAGCGGTGCTACAGGACCTGAATCAATTGTTCCTGGGATGTTGTGAACAGGGGGGCGTTAGCCCCCGGTTCCTTAGGGAAATTGTGCTGGTTGGCAACCCGGCCATGATGCATCTGGTTTTGAATTTACCGGTGGAGAGTTTGGCTGCGGTGCCTTTTTGCCCCTATGAGCCAGGGCCTTTTTACCGGACGGCGGAGGAACTGGGCCTAGAATCGGTTTCCCGGGCAATCTGTTATTTTCCGCCCTTTATCGGAGGATTTGTTGGCTCGGATGCTCTGGCAGCAGCCCAGGTGCATGGTTTTGGGGAGAGGCAAGAGACCCTGTTGCTGGTGGATATTGGCACCAATGGAGAAATCCTGCTGCAGTTTGGCGAGCAGTTGCTGGCTGCATCCGCCCCCGCAGGCCCTGCCCTGGAAGGTGGCAACATTGCCTGCGGTAAAACCGCCGTCACCGGCGCCATCCATAAAGTAACCATGGATTATGACGTCCATCTGGAGGTCATCGGCAGTGCAAAGCCCACCGGAATTTGCGGCTCCGGTTTGGTTGATGCGGTGGCGGAAATGCTGCGGCTGGGAATTATAAAGAGTGACGGTGAGCTGGTCAAGGCTTCCGGGCTGCCGCCCATTACTTCCTATAAAATAAAGCAACGGCTGGTAACCGGTGCCGACGGACTGAACCAATTGATGTTGACCGATAAGCTTTATCTTCATCAAAAGGATATCCGGGAAATCCAGTTGGCCAAAGGCGCTGTGGCAGCCGGGATTCAAGTGCTCATGGATGAGGCGGGAATAGGCGAAAAAGAGCTAAACAGCCTGCTGTTGGCCGGGGGCTTCGGCAATTACCTAAACCCTGCCAATGCTCTAAGAATGGGTTTGCTTGGTTTGGCGCCCTTGCATAAAATCAGGCAGGTGGGCAATGCCGCCGGTTCA is drawn from Desulforamulus ruminis DSM 2154 and contains these coding sequences:
- the rbr gene encoding rubrerythrin → MELKGSKTEANLKAAFSGESEARNKYTYWASAAKKEGYEQIAAIFLETADNEKEHAKRLFKFLKGITDTKTHLREAAAGENYEYTSMYKDFEKIAREEGFNEIADVFREIGEVEEEHEKRYLALLKNLEEGKVFKRDQEVKWKCRNCGYVHTGKEAPELCPACAHPQAHYELLCENY
- the ychF gene encoding redox-regulated ATPase YchF, producing MSTNLTSGIIGLPMVGKTTLFNLLTNSNQETSNFLSGKTETITASARVPDKRIDYLVEMYKPRKTTYAQIQFSEVPGLVRGASEGKGVGNQFLNAIRNADLLVHVVRAFNNGDVPHVEEEINPLRDIETIAVEILLADMDLVEKRIARIQSGKKITKENAFELEVLKKCLAALEEESPISQLNLSEEEKLTLRNYAFLTEKPMMLVINIDEDQFRAGSYPGQAEVEKYAAQKGIAVLPVCGRMEMEINQLPEEDKQLFMEDLGISEPGIDRLARAVYDYLGLISFLTAGEDEVRAWTIKRQTDAKKAAGKIHSDIERGFIRAEVVAFDDLTSAGSMAKAREKGMFRLEGKDYLVQDGDIINFRFNV
- a CDS encoding NAD(P)/FAD-dependent oxidoreductase, with translation MYLRKDYDVVVVGGGPAGMMAAARAAECGAAVLLLEKNRQLGKKMLITGGGRCNLTNAADIPEMVDNIPGNGRFVYSSLHRFSGQQVRAFFGKLGIKTKVEDHGRIFPVNNRSGDVVGALERYLRQLGVRVRLETGAKGLVVENHRCQGVAAGEEVFTAGGVIVATGGLSYAHTGSTGEGHRLAEEAGHRITALFPAAVAITCSDGWIKGRAVQGLSLENVNLTLYNGKGKRLAAESGDVIFTHWGLSGPGALRVGRVVALEKQRDPAAVLQGKLDLFSERTARNLEEDLQQCISAAAKKSVKNLISSLLPERLVKVLLDLAEVAPETPAGEVIKARWNTLISLMKGLPLQVTGTRPLEEATVTGGGVSIKEINPRTMESTKIKKLYFAGEILDVDAHTGGFNMQVAFSTGYVAGEAAATALRETLDEVDSVGVNYD
- a CDS encoding Vitamin B12 dependent methionine synthase activation subunit is translated as MMLLSQIPVRVKYQQVLRMMGQPAAEELSAQNLEKIKPLLNLGQSLLHAAAFFSMHHFWLEENILRVNERVFHLAAPSNELVHCRQISVIAVTAGEEISRQGERFMHAGEMTAAFILDAVGTVAVEEAANYTVNLIARQQRLQGLHPTPRFLPGCRGFSLQDLPALLSLAKGERLGITCNDHFQMTPVKSLVFLVGWSAIEYKLASKCAACPKRNCQYRQSSMEGENQIVL
- a CDS encoding homocysteine S-methyltransferase family protein, with the protein product MSFKDRVQREILIVDGAMGTLLQERGLPAGWCPEEWNVSHPEVIKEVHGLYLRAGADIITTNTFGAIPLKLEEYDMPDRVREFNLAAGRLAREAAKPFGAMVAGSVGPLGKFLQPLGTLSFDEAYQQFLVQCRALVEAEVDLILFETFGDIGEMRAALIAAADAGSVPVVASFTFDESGRTFTGTDPETAAVVAERLGVAAVGVNCSVGPRQLEGVVRQLTRSTNLPVLISPNAGMPEIVEGRTVFRETPEVLADYAARFVDYGASLLGGCCGTTPEHIKAISQAVKDLEIKTRNKSFGLRVASRVKTVAIHPAGMPVAIGERLNPTGKKALQAEIKEGKTEITRRDALAQVEAGAEILDVNVGVGGVDPIAAMERAIHAVQVLVDAPLCIDSTDPAVIEHALKLYHGKAIINSVNGEDQSMETILPLAKRYGAALIGLTLDERGIPPTAEERLAVAGKIVARAEEMGIPREDIMIDCLVLTVSAQPEGVPETLKAISLVKQELGLATSLGVSNVSFGLPNRKLINSAFFAMALSAGLDAAILNPQEERMMETLRASAVLTGRDLRAEKYIVREQVRAEAPVKQKEDEKKASTPREILYRAVLSGDKDNIIRYIEEALGQGMGPLEMLDKALIPAIEEVGRRYAQGVYFLPQLIMAGETMTKSFECLRPALAKGLTKKVATVVLATVKGDIHDIGKNIVSVMLANHGFEVIDLGKNVDNQRIIEAVREHRAGLIGLSALMTTTMIHMPELIKDVKEAGLACKVMVGGAAVTAQYAKEIGADGYAEDAVEAVRIAKELIS
- a CDS encoding ASKHA domain-containing protein — its product is MSASKVRVTFKPHNVEIAVPAGTTILEAARQAGVPLTAPCGGNGRCGGCRIQTASGEEFLACRTKIDQPLTIQMGGDQMVVLEEGEPRAFILEPAVLAGPAGALRHQAGIPLRDLADGAEKPLGMAVDLGTTTIVGYLYDLYSGRRLGVMPVVNGQRIYGADVISRLAHAIKGPDAYRELRGAVLQDLNQLFLGCCEQGGVSPRFLREIVLVGNPAMMHLVLNLPVESLAAVPFCPYEPGPFYRTAEELGLESVSRAICYFPPFIGGFVGSDALAAAQVHGFGERQETLLLVDIGTNGEILLQFGEQLLAASAPAGPALEGGNIACGKTAVTGAIHKVTMDYDVHLEVIGSAKPTGICGSGLVDAVAEMLRLGIIKSDGELVKASGLPPITSYKIKQRLVTGADGLNQLMLTDKLYLHQKDIREIQLAKGAVAAGIQVLMDEAGIGEKELNSLLLAGGFGNYLNPANALRMGLLGLAPLHKIRQVGNAAGSGACMILLSYPERQRAEKLSLRFKHLELAEDCRYRQQFISQLNFPEKECGV